The following coding sequences are from one Epinephelus fuscoguttatus linkage group LG7, E.fuscoguttatus.final_Chr_v1 window:
- the LOC125891622 gene encoding putative nuclease HARBI1, whose translation MACPFDNNPVDEGAALLRRELNIRREMVIRLRIDVLAFPDNYLFELYRFTSQSIIYIHNLIRPYICNITSRSHALTSQQILCVALRFFANGSFLYNVGDAEHLSKATVCRAVRKVCLSLKRLLPIFVIFPGHKPVRAIKEEFHRIAGFPSVIGCIDGTHIPITAPSHNEADYVNRKSIHSINVQIICDAAHIISNVEAKWPGSVHDSRIYRESNLSNRLQRGEFDGLLLGDRGYPCQPRLLTPYPDPEPGPQQNFNRAHCRTRARVEMTIGLLKARFQCLRHLRVTPERACDIIVACVVLHNIATIRGEQHPALQIEDPDDGPIHLPAIQDGRAVRDTMCHNHFRV comes from the exons atggcatgtccttttgataacaatccagtggatgaaggtgcagcattactgcgcagagaattaaatattcgtcgggagatggttatcagactgcgcatagatgttctagcatttccagacaattatctttttgagctgtaccgtttcacgtcacagtccatcatctacatacacaacctaatccgtccttacatttgcaacattaccagtcgtagtcatgctctcacatcccagcagatattgtgtgttgccctgcgtttctttgcaaatggaagttttttgtacaatgtcggagatgcagagcacttgagtaaggcaactgtatgcagggcggtcagaaaagtgtgcctCTCCCTGAAACGGCTTTTACCCATCTTTGTCATTTTCCCTGGACATAAACCTGTCAGAGCCATCAAGGAGGAGTTCCACAGGATTGCAG gaTTTCCCAGTGTGATTGGCTGCATAGATGGCACACACATTCCCATCACGGCTCCCTCACATAATGAAGCCGATTATGTGAATAGGAAGTCCATTCACAGCATAAATGTGCAG ATCATATGTGATGCAGCCCACATCATTTCCAATGTGGAGGCCAAGTGGCCTGGGTCTGTTCATGACTCGAGGATATATCGCGAGTCTAATCTGAGCAACAGACTGCAACGTG GAGAGTTTGATGGCCTTCTGCTGGGTGACAGGGGTTACCCATGCCAACCTAGGCTGCTGACCCCTTACCCTGACCCTGAACCAGGCCCCCAACAGAACTTCAACCGGGCTCACTGCAGGACGAGAGCCCGGGTGGAGATGACCATAGGCCTACTGAAAGCCCGTTTCCAGTGCCTACGTCACCTCAGGGTGACCCCTGAGAGGGCCTGTGATATTATTGTGGCATGTGTTGTTCTTCATAATATTGCCACTATTAGAGGAGAGCAACACCCTGCCCTACAAATTGAAGACCCTGATGATGGTCCCATCCACCTGCCAGCTATCCAGGACGGCAGAGCAGTCAGAGACACCATGTGCCATAATCACTTTAGAGTTTAa